The Schistocerca americana isolate TAMUIC-IGC-003095 chromosome 5, iqSchAmer2.1, whole genome shotgun sequence genome includes a window with the following:
- the LOC124616715 gene encoding uncharacterized protein LOC124616715 isoform X1: protein MSVDTDDLKYFLNAKKNTLKCLRIKWSVGGTRHVIPLLPVYADSLERLELYEFDIVRNSAREAFTTVGSLKHLRELRMSVPDRIPPGTAALAFTNGGLPQLKVLDLPHGYGVEDNTVIAISHGCPGLRQLSVTHATKLSPAAFSEIDHLEHLEILDVTGCSRLGGGLFPCLVGLPRLHTLRMGTMYFGTTYFTELQPGVSSILKLSGLRCLTFDYSDVTGVPFDKFPENLISLRELSVEGCPGDPRATDGLTEQMPNLVIRGTVHAELQPFYFEALEDVGPGEADEAVDDRSESDEDGDSDSSVGGSDSERG, encoded by the exons GCACGTCATACCGTTGCTGCCGGTATATGCCGACAGCTTGGAACGTCTGGAACTTTATGAGTTCGACATAGTCCGCAACTCGGCCAGAGAGGCGTTCACTACCGTCGGAAGCTTGAAGCACTTGCGGGAACTCAGGATGTCCGTCCCCGATCGAATACCGCCCGGAACAGCTGCTCTGGCTTTTAC GAATGGAGGACTGCCACAACTGAAAGTGCTGGATCTACCACACGGATACGGTGTGGAAGATAACACAGTAATTGCCATCAGCCACGGATGTCCCGGTTTGCGGCAGCTCTCCGTCACTCACGCTACGAAGCTGTCGCCTGCTGCCTTCTCGGAGATCGACCATCTAGAACATCTTGAAAT ACTAGATGTGACAGGTTGTAGCAGACTCGGCGGAGGCCTATTCCCCTGCCTCGTCGGGCTACCGCGACTTCACACGTTGCGAATGGGTACCATGTATTTCGGTACCACGTATTTTACAGAGTTGCAGCCAGGTGTGAGCAGCATCCTCAAATTGTCAGGTTTGCGCTGTCTGACATTCGATTATTCGGATGTTACTGGAGTGCCTTTTGATAAGTTTCCGGAGAATCTCATCAGTCTCAG GGAGCTGAGTGTCGAAGGGTGCCCAGGTGACCCCAGAGCCACAGACGGGCTGACCGAGCAGATGCCCAATCTCGTAATCCGCGGCACGGTCCACGCTGAGCTACAGCCTTTCTACTTCGAGGCACTCGAGGACGTAGGGCCCGGCGAAGCAGACGAAGCGGTGGACGACCGTTCGGAGAGTGACGAAGACGGCGACAGTGATAGTAGCGTCGGCGGCAGTGACAGTGAGAGAGGTTGA